The following proteins come from a genomic window of Pyxidicoccus sp. MSG2:
- a CDS encoding ABC transporter permease, translated as MQDFIQELRHAARMLARHPGFTAVALFTLALGIAANTAIFSVADAVLFSPLPYATPDRLVMVWGMSPNRDRQTVSPANFLDWRAQTESFEGMAAFSHVPFNLAGDGTPEVVRGASVSANFFQVLGTPAALGTTFLASAEGAGAPNTVVLGHGLWKRRFGGDPRVLGRMLRLNDVSYEVVGVMPERFEWPTVVPTHVSAADAPQLFVPAVHRDIPQLGTDTTQDTSAWRDGNYLRVVGRLKPGVTLEGASRELDTIAARLAQEYPESNARSGIGLVPLREQLVGNVRSALWVLLAAVGLVLVIACANVANLFLARASARRQELTVRLALGARRSQLVRQLLTESVLLALAAGALGLLLALWGMDALLALVPPELPRLGAVGLDGRVLAFTLLTSLATGVLFGLVPALQASRPDLNGVLRQGGGGRFSGAGQRSRGALVVGEVALAVVLLISAGLLLRSLWSMQAVELGFRADGVLTWRVSLPAAEYPDDARQAAFFQRLQERVEALPGVKSVGAVSDLPLGGDNIWRVMDIEGQPRPEAGDERSVGFQVVTPGYFRTLGIPLKRGRDVASSDRADTQLVVLVNESTARQYWPGQEPLGQRIRLGSDSDAPWRTVVGVVGDVRQGGALKEPRPEVYVAALQDTFHFILFTARTEGDPARLVSGVREAVAALDPNLAIAQVRTMEEVIASAMARPRFLSTLVALFAVLALLLAGVGLSGVIAYMARQRTQEIGIRMALGARPVDVLRLVLGRGMRLALAGVGLGLVGAWAATRGMASQLYGVSATDPLTFGGLALVVMAVTLVATWLPARRATRVDPLVAMRSG; from the coding sequence AACCGGGACCGGCAGACGGTGTCGCCCGCGAACTTCCTCGACTGGCGCGCGCAGACCGAATCCTTCGAGGGGATGGCCGCCTTCTCCCACGTCCCCTTCAACCTCGCGGGGGACGGCACGCCCGAGGTCGTCCGGGGCGCCAGCGTGTCCGCCAACTTCTTCCAGGTGCTCGGTACCCCGGCGGCGCTCGGGACGACGTTCCTCGCGTCCGCGGAAGGCGCGGGGGCACCGAACACGGTGGTGCTCGGCCACGGCCTGTGGAAGCGGCGCTTCGGCGGAGACCCGCGTGTGCTCGGCCGCATGCTGCGCCTCAATGACGTGAGCTACGAAGTCGTCGGCGTCATGCCGGAGCGCTTCGAGTGGCCGACCGTCGTCCCCACGCACGTCTCCGCCGCCGACGCTCCGCAGCTCTTCGTGCCCGCTGTCCACCGGGACATCCCTCAGCTGGGGACGGACACCACGCAGGACACGAGTGCGTGGCGCGACGGCAACTACCTGCGGGTGGTGGGGCGGCTGAAGCCCGGTGTCACGCTGGAGGGCGCGTCGCGGGAGCTGGACACCATCGCCGCGCGGCTCGCCCAGGAGTACCCGGAGTCGAACGCGAGGTCGGGCATCGGCCTGGTGCCCCTGCGGGAGCAGCTCGTCGGCAACGTGCGCTCGGCGTTGTGGGTGCTGCTGGCGGCGGTGGGGCTGGTGCTGGTGATTGCGTGCGCCAACGTCGCCAACCTGTTCCTCGCGCGGGCGTCCGCGCGGAGGCAGGAGCTGACGGTGCGCCTGGCGTTGGGGGCCCGCCGGAGCCAGTTGGTGCGGCAGCTCCTCACGGAGAGCGTGCTGCTGGCGCTGGCGGCGGGGGCGCTCGGGTTGCTGCTGGCGCTGTGGGGTATGGACGCGCTGCTCGCGCTCGTGCCTCCGGAGCTGCCTCGGCTCGGCGCCGTGGGGCTGGATGGGCGGGTGTTGGCCTTCACGCTGCTGACGTCGCTGGCCACGGGTGTGCTGTTCGGGCTCGTCCCGGCGCTGCAGGCCTCGAGGCCGGATCTCAATGGCGTGCTCCGGCAGGGCGGAGGGGGGCGCTTCTCCGGCGCGGGCCAGCGCTCTCGCGGCGCGCTGGTGGTGGGCGAGGTGGCGCTGGCGGTGGTGCTGCTCATCAGCGCCGGGCTGCTCTTGCGCAGCCTCTGGAGCATGCAGGCGGTGGAGCTGGGCTTCCGCGCCGACGGAGTGCTCACGTGGCGCGTGTCGCTGCCCGCCGCGGAGTACCCGGACGACGCCCGGCAGGCGGCCTTCTTCCAGCGGCTCCAGGAACGGGTGGAAGCGCTGCCCGGCGTGAAGAGCGTGGGCGCGGTGTCGGACCTGCCCCTCGGCGGCGACAACATCTGGCGGGTCATGGACATCGAAGGGCAGCCACGCCCCGAGGCCGGCGACGAGCGCTCCGTGGGTTTCCAGGTCGTCACGCCCGGCTACTTCCGCACGCTGGGCATTCCGCTGAAGCGCGGGCGCGACGTCGCGTCCTCGGACCGCGCCGACACGCAGCTGGTGGTCCTGGTCAACGAGTCCACCGCGCGCCAGTACTGGCCGGGGCAGGAGCCGCTGGGACAGCGCATCCGCCTGGGCTCCGATTCGGATGCCCCGTGGCGCACCGTCGTCGGCGTGGTGGGGGACGTGCGGCAGGGCGGCGCCCTCAAGGAGCCGCGGCCGGAGGTCTACGTCGCGGCGCTCCAGGACACGTTCCACTTCATCCTGTTCACCGCCCGCACGGAGGGAGACCCGGCGCGACTGGTGTCCGGGGTGCGCGAGGCCGTGGCCGCGCTGGACCCGAACCTGGCCATCGCCCAGGTGCGGACGATGGAGGAGGTCATTGCCTCGGCGATGGCGCGCCCGCGCTTCCTCTCCACGCTGGTGGCGCTGTTCGCCGTGCTGGCGCTGCTGCTGGCGGGCGTGGGCCTGTCCGGCGTCATCGCGTACATGGCCCGGCAGCGGACGCAGGAGATTGGCATCCGCATGGCCCTGGGCGCGCGGCCCGTGGACGTGCTGCGGCTGGTGCTGGGCCGCGGCATGCGGCTGGCGCTGGCGGGCGTGGGGCTGGGACTGGTGGGGGCGTGGGCGGCCACGCGGGGCATGGCGAGCCAGCTCTACGGCGTGAGCGCCACGGACCCGCTCACCTTCGGCGGACTGGCGCTGGTGGTGATGGCGGTGACGCTGGTGGCCACCTGGCTGCCGGCGCGGCGGGCCACGCGGGTGGACCCGCTGGTGGCCATGCGGAGTGGGTGA